A genome region from Halichondria panicea chromosome 15, odHalPani1.1, whole genome shotgun sequence includes the following:
- the LOC135349161 gene encoding glucose transporter GlcP-like produces MGVLLVSIAASVAAIGAFLPGYNIGSVNGLQNYLGFLKYFNLGSTETNSSDACTSVDHLSENSQLILGTIVSVVFLGTATGNLIAGKLSDLLGRKAVLLLSGVFFVLGAAVLGTALQGAVWMLIVGRIITGLGFGTFFMACPVYIAEIAPRHIRGRLSSLIAPSLTVGLLTGYAVNIGLSRVDAGWRVGSLLTAVFGCVYIVGVAFLPSSPRWLMLKGREADAREALKKLSISKDFIDAQIKEIKESLPLDKSSNCLQELKVFFLWKNIKRIILGILILVFQFATGNHIYFYSESLFCTLGVPPFVTSLIVGVCSVCGAIFANLFIDKLGRKVLLVGGGVLMALLVVIAGVLVDAFDLEEVEGGAGAIGYIVVVLISIFMLVYTATWFVTPIVIAGEIFALKGRALAVAVCLVCNGLAGYAFTQVFPLVLATLKAHGFLYLLASIEVAAILTVLLVLPETKGISLEDVDQLFAKPFLERTGLSKWLRCCKKYEIPSNNFDSSTSKSVQVETTLHSHSEGSLPHSEGSLPHSDGSWTVSETADEGWTQHFIDYEQEIENFVENVGNVGKE; encoded by the exons ATGGGCGTGTTGTTGGTGTCCATAGCAGCGTCGGTGGCTGCCATTGGAGCTTTCTTACCAGGCTACAACATCGG GTCTGTGAATGGACTTCAGAATTATCTTGGGTTTCTCAAATATTTCAATTTGGGAAGTACTGAGACTAACTCGTCCGATGCATGTACCTCAGTGGACCATCTCAGCGAAAACTCGCAGTTGATTCTG GGCACCATTGTGTCGGTAGTGTTCCTGGGAACTGCCACTGGGAACCTAATCGCTGGAA AGTTGTCTGACTTGCTGGGCAGGAAAGCTGTCCTCCTATTGTCTGGAGTGTTCTTTGTGTTGGGTGCTGCTGTTCTAGGAACTGCCCTACAGGGGGCTGTATG GATGCTAATTGTGGGAAGAATAATTACTGGATTGGGATTTGG GACGTTCTTTATGGCCTGCCCTGTGTACATTGCAGAGATTGCCCCCAGGCACATCCGAGGGCGTCTGTCCTCCCTCATAGCCCCGTCACTAACCGTGGGTCTGCTCACTGGTTATGCTGTCAATATCGGGCTATCGAGAGTGGACGCTGGCTGGAGGGTGGGTAGCCTCCTCACCGCCGTATTTGGGTGTGTCTAcattgtgggtgtggccttccTGCCCAGCTCtccaag GTGGCTCATGCTCAAGGGACGAGAGGCCGACGCAAGAGAAGCTCTGAAGAAGTTGAGCATCTCTAAAGATTTTATCGATGCACAGATTAAAGAGATCAAAGAGTCACTACCTTTAGACAAGAGCTCCAATTGTTTGCAAGAGCTGAAAGTTTTCTTTCTGTGGAAAAATATAAAGAG GATTATACTTGGGATACTGATCCTAGTATTCCAGTTTGCAACCGGAAATCACATTTA TTTCTACTCTGAGTCTCTGTTCTGTACCCTGGGAGTGCCCCCCTTCGTCACGTCCCTCATCGTGGGGGTGTGCTCCGTGTGTGGGGCCATCTTCGCTAATCTCTTTATTGACAAA TTGGGACGCAAGGTCCTTCTGGTAGGTGGGGGTGTGTTGATGGCTCTTCTTGTGGTGATAGCCGGCGTGCTGGTGGATGCCTTCGatctggaggaggtggagggcgGGGCTGGGGCAATCGGCTACATTGTGGTCGTCCTCATCAGTATCTTCATGCTCGTCTACACAGCCACCTGGTT TGTTACACCAATTGTGATTGCTGGAGAGATCTTTGCTCTAAAAGGAAGAG CGTTGGCTGTGGCCGTCTGTTTGGTTTGCAATGGATTGGCGGGCTACGCTTTTACCCAGGTGTTCCCACTCGTGTTAGCCACACTGAAAGCCCACGGGTTCCTATATCTCCTAGCATCCATTGAAGTGGCTGCAATCCTCACTGTCTTGCTGGTCTTGCCCGAGACAAAG GGTATAAGTTTGGAAGATGTGGATCAACTCTTTGCCAAACCATTTCTGGAACGAACAGGCCTGTCAAAATGGCTAAG GTGCTGCAAGAAATATGAGATACCATCGAATAATTTTGACAGCAGTACTTCCAAGTCTGTACAGGTGGAGACGACACTTCACTCTCACAGCGAAGGCTCGTTGCCTCACAGCGAAGGCTCGTTGCCTCACAGCGATGGATCTTGGACTGTCAGTGAGACGGCCGATGAAGGATGGACACAACACTTCATTGATTACGAACAAGAGATTGAAAATTTTGTCGAAAATGTAGGAAATGTAGGAAAAGAGTAA